A window of Thermosynechococcus sp. NK55a contains these coding sequences:
- the queG gene encoding tRNA epoxyqueuosine(34) reductase QueG has translation MVSAAAIKEFAHQLGFHRVGIVDLRTYTDDHPSGVAALQRWLAQGFQADMEWMANPRRQEIQAVLPGARSIIAVALNYYQPHPQPPPKVKIARYAWGRDYHRVLGKRLRALAQWLQSQVPEMNYRWYVDTGPVQDKVWAEQAGIGWIGKHSNLISRQYGSWILLGELITTLALTGDRPHTNHCGTCTRCLAACPTGAIVEPYVVDANRCIAYHTIENRAPELPAAIAAHLEGWVAGCDICQEVCPWNQRFAQPTDVSDFGARSPLLNTTAEELATLSEQTWDELTRGSALRRIKPEQWRRNAQAVLSTR, from the coding sequence ATGGTGAGTGCTGCTGCGATTAAGGAATTTGCCCATCAGTTGGGGTTCCATCGGGTGGGGATTGTGGATTTGCGCACCTATACGGATGACCATCCTTCTGGAGTAGCTGCCCTCCAGCGCTGGTTAGCCCAAGGATTTCAAGCGGACATGGAATGGATGGCCAATCCGCGCCGACAGGAGATTCAAGCTGTCCTGCCGGGAGCGCGATCGATCATTGCCGTTGCCCTGAATTACTATCAGCCGCATCCCCAGCCCCCTCCTAAGGTGAAAATTGCCCGCTATGCCTGGGGGCGAGATTACCATCGGGTCTTGGGAAAACGCTTGCGAGCACTGGCGCAATGGCTTCAGTCCCAGGTACCTGAGATGAACTACCGTTGGTATGTGGATACCGGTCCTGTGCAGGACAAAGTTTGGGCAGAACAAGCAGGAATCGGTTGGATCGGCAAGCACAGCAATCTGATTTCACGGCAGTATGGCTCGTGGATTCTCTTGGGGGAATTAATTACCACCTTGGCGTTAACGGGCGATCGCCCCCACACGAATCACTGCGGCACCTGTACCCGCTGCTTGGCCGCCTGTCCCACCGGTGCCATCGTCGAACCCTATGTGGTGGATGCCAACCGCTGCATTGCCTACCACACGATTGAAAACCGTGCCCCCGAACTCCCCGCCGCAATTGCTGCTCACTTAGAAGGCTGGGTTGCCGGCTGTGACATTTGCCAAGAGGTGTGCCCGTGGAATCAACGCTTTGCCCAACCGACGGATGTGTCTGACTTTGGGGCGCGATCGCCCCTCCTCAACACTACAGCCGAAGAACTCGCTACCCTCAGCGAGCAAACGTGGGACGAGCTGACCCGCGGTTCGGCGCTGCGGCGAATCAAACCGGAACAATGGCGGCGCAATGCCCAAGCGGTGCTCTCTACTCGCTAG
- a CDS encoding P-II family nitrogen regulator translates to MKKVEAIIRPFKLDEVKIALVNAGIVGMTVSEVRGFGRQKGQTERYRGSEYTVEFLQKLKIEIVVEDDQVDMVVAKIIEAARTGEIGDGKIFVTPVEQVIRIRTSEKDHEAV, encoded by the coding sequence TTGAAAAAGGTAGAAGCCATTATTCGTCCCTTCAAACTGGATGAAGTCAAGATCGCCCTTGTCAATGCGGGTATTGTCGGCATGACCGTCTCCGAAGTACGCGGCTTTGGGCGGCAAAAGGGGCAAACGGAACGGTACCGTGGTTCAGAATACACGGTGGAATTTTTACAAAAGTTAAAAATTGAGATTGTTGTCGAAGACGATCAAGTGGATATGGTCGTGGCCAAAATTATTGAAGCCGCCCGCACCGGCGAAATTGGCGACGGTAAGATTTTCGTCACCCCCGTAGAGCAGGTCATTCGCATTCGTACCAGCGAAAAAGATCACGAGGCGGTCTAG
- a CDS encoding shikimate dehydrogenase — MPKISGQTQLLGVIGDPIEHTLSPAMHNAALEYLGLNYVYVPFWVKPQQLGVAIAGLGALNVVGFNVTIPHKETILPHLADVSDLAQQVGAVNTVYRSEKGWVGTNTDVHGFLAPLRQQSCLWSEMAVLVLGYGGAARAVVTACYDLGCRQIYISGRQRERLEAFVASWPQIPLHPMPWSERATCLAKISLVVNTTPIGMAPHPGATPLAAEDLAKLPATAIVYDLIYKPRPTLLLQLAMARGLQTFDGLAMLLHQGAAALEYWIGQPAPTAIMATALETALGMEK; from the coding sequence ATGCCGAAGATCTCTGGCCAAACCCAGCTTCTGGGAGTCATTGGTGACCCGATTGAACACACCCTTTCACCGGCAATGCACAATGCCGCACTCGAGTATTTGGGGTTGAATTATGTCTATGTGCCCTTTTGGGTCAAGCCACAGCAGCTCGGGGTGGCGATCGCCGGCCTAGGGGCCCTGAACGTCGTTGGCTTTAATGTCACCATTCCCCACAAAGAAACCATCCTTCCCCATTTAGCAGATGTGAGCGACCTCGCGCAGCAGGTCGGGGCAGTCAACACCGTCTATCGCAGTGAAAAAGGATGGGTGGGCACGAATACCGATGTGCATGGCTTCTTGGCACCCCTGCGGCAACAATCCTGCCTCTGGTCGGAAATGGCTGTTTTAGTCTTGGGCTATGGGGGGGCGGCGCGAGCCGTAGTCACTGCCTGTTATGACTTGGGCTGTCGGCAGATCTATATCAGTGGTCGCCAAAGGGAACGGCTAGAGGCCTTTGTGGCCAGTTGGCCACAGATTCCCCTCCATCCTATGCCTTGGTCAGAGCGAGCCACTTGTTTGGCGAAAATCAGCCTGGTGGTCAATACCACTCCCATTGGTATGGCCCCCCATCCTGGCGCCACCCCCCTAGCAGCCGAAGACTTGGCAAAACTACCCGCCACCGCCATTGTCTATGACCTCATCTACAAGCCTCGCCCCACCCTGCTTTTGCAATTGGCGATGGCACGGGGACTGCAAACCTTCGACGGCCTTGCCATGCTTCTCCATCAAGGAGCGGCAGCCTTGGAGTACTGGATTGGCCAACCCGCCCCCACTGCCATCATGGCCACTGCCCTTGAAACGGCCCTAGGGATGGAGAAATAA
- a CDS encoding vitamin K epoxide reductase family protein, whose protein sequence is MVRRRSTPWIYRWSRWLIGGVALAGMAVTAYLTLVKLTDQEVACPTSGCDIVLNSPWATVFGIPLSLLGFVAYTGMLSLAALPLLLKEPQQKELRRQVESTTWLLLFLGAMAMASFSGYLMYILVTEIKASCLYCIASAVFSVTLLLLTIVGHEWRDRGQLFFNGVIVAVITLVAVFGIYNARMANTDGPGIPVVNTSGPAEMALARHLTQVGAVMYGAYWCSHCHDQKELFGKQAVRELNYVECDPNGANPQVERCRAKGIQGYPTWEIHDQLYSGTRSLSELSRLSNYKGPMNFKNE, encoded by the coding sequence ATGGTTCGACGACGCTCTACCCCTTGGATCTATCGTTGGTCGCGGTGGCTGATTGGTGGGGTTGCGCTTGCGGGTATGGCGGTAACGGCCTATCTGACGCTCGTTAAATTGACCGATCAGGAAGTAGCGTGCCCGACCTCCGGCTGTGATATTGTCCTCAACAGTCCGTGGGCAACTGTATTTGGTATTCCCCTGTCCCTCCTTGGTTTTGTGGCCTACACAGGAATGCTGTCTCTGGCAGCATTGCCACTGCTGTTGAAGGAGCCCCAGCAGAAAGAACTGCGCCGTCAAGTTGAAAGCACCACTTGGCTTTTGCTCTTTCTGGGGGCCATGGCTATGGCCAGCTTCAGTGGTTACCTCATGTACATTCTGGTCACCGAAATTAAAGCCAGTTGTCTCTATTGCATTGCCTCGGCCGTCTTTAGCGTCACCTTGCTCCTCTTGACAATTGTCGGTCATGAGTGGCGCGATCGCGGCCAACTCTTTTTTAACGGCGTGATTGTTGCGGTTATTACGCTCGTGGCTGTTTTTGGCATCTATAATGCGCGCATGGCTAACACCGACGGCCCCGGCATTCCCGTTGTCAATACTTCAGGTCCTGCAGAAATGGCCTTAGCGCGCCACTTAACCCAGGTGGGGGCGGTTATGTATGGCGCCTATTGGTGTAGCCACTGCCACGATCAAAAGGAACTCTTTGGCAAGCAGGCGGTACGCGAACTCAACTATGTGGAATGTGACCCCAATGGTGCCAATCCCCAAGTGGAACGCTGCCGCGCCAAGGGCATTCAGGGCTATCCCACATGGGAAATTCATGATCAGCTTTATTCCGGCACGCGATCGCTAAGTGAACTGAGCCGGCTCAGTAACTACAAGGGTCCAATGAACTTTAAGAACGAATAG
- a CDS encoding winged helix-turn-helix domain-containing protein, giving the protein MLSTETVAEPPEASRIPLTTLANILVIEDEDLIRETLVLALEEEGYHTLVASDGYEALSLMNNYLLTDSFPKDAEIHLIILDVMLPGINGLDLCRIIRGEGCTVPILMISAKGSEIDRVVGLEIGADDYLAKPFGMREMLARCRALLRRTQIQPSTALTVLRFRDLCLYPQECRVTLRGKEINLSPKEYKLLELFMRHPRRVWPREQLLDQVWGPDFIGDSKTVDVHIRWLREKIETDPSHPQYILTVRGFGYRFG; this is encoded by the coding sequence ATGCTCTCTACCGAGACTGTTGCCGAACCACCAGAGGCCTCTCGTATCCCCCTAACTACCCTTGCCAACATATTGGTAATTGAAGACGAAGACCTAATTCGCGAGACCCTTGTGCTTGCTTTGGAGGAGGAGGGATACCATACCCTTGTGGCCAGCGATGGCTATGAAGCCCTCAGCCTGATGAATAACTATCTCTTGACGGACAGCTTCCCTAAAGATGCAGAGATACATCTCATCATTCTAGATGTGATGCTGCCAGGTATTAATGGACTCGATCTATGCCGAATCATTCGCGGGGAAGGGTGCACCGTCCCCATCCTCATGATCAGTGCCAAAGGCAGTGAAATTGATCGGGTGGTCGGCCTGGAAATTGGTGCCGATGACTACTTGGCTAAGCCCTTTGGCATGCGGGAGATGCTGGCCCGCTGCCGTGCCCTCTTGCGGCGGACACAAATTCAACCGTCCACGGCGCTAACGGTGCTCCGCTTTCGTGATCTTTGTCTCTATCCCCAAGAATGCCGCGTAACCCTGCGGGGCAAGGAGATCAATCTCTCCCCCAAAGAATACAAACTGCTCGAGCTGTTTATGCGCCACCCCCGCCGCGTTTGGCCACGGGAGCAATTGCTAGATCAAGTGTGGGGGCCTGACTTTATCGGCGACAGCAAGACGGTTGATGTCCACATCCGCTGGCTGCGGGAGAAAATTGAAACCGATCCCAGTCATCCCCAGTACATTCTTACGGTGCGGGGTTTTGGCTATCGCTTTGGTTGA
- the rph gene encoding ribonuclease PH, whose translation MGWQRPDGRQPQELRSHQFQRHFTQFALGSVLAQAGQTQVLCTVSFKEGVPKFLEGTGQGWLTAEYRMLPSATRPRQEREFLKLSGRTQEIQRLIGRSLRSALNLSLLGECTLIVDADVLQADAGTRSLAITGGYIALVDALSALLQQGVLSESPLRHQVAAVSVGLIDGEPYLDLSYAEDVAASVDFNVVMTASGQFIEVQGTAEMGSFDRATLDRLLDVASQGIQQLIEIQQRVLATSYE comes from the coding sequence ATGGGGTGGCAGCGACCCGATGGCCGTCAACCACAGGAATTGCGATCGCACCAGTTTCAGCGGCACTTTACCCAATTTGCCTTAGGATCGGTGCTTGCCCAAGCGGGGCAAACGCAAGTGCTGTGCACCGTCAGTTTCAAGGAAGGTGTGCCCAAGTTTTTAGAAGGCACAGGCCAAGGCTGGCTCACCGCAGAATACCGCATGTTACCAAGTGCAACGCGGCCACGGCAAGAGCGAGAATTCCTCAAGCTCTCTGGGCGCACCCAAGAAATCCAACGCCTGATCGGTCGTAGCTTACGCTCAGCCTTGAACCTATCCCTATTGGGGGAGTGCACGCTAATTGTGGATGCCGATGTGCTGCAAGCCGACGCCGGCACGCGATCGCTGGCGATTACGGGTGGCTACATTGCCCTTGTGGATGCCCTTAGTGCCCTTCTTCAGCAAGGGGTACTCAGCGAATCTCCCCTGCGTCATCAAGTAGCGGCAGTCTCCGTGGGTCTGATTGATGGTGAACCCTATCTGGATTTGAGCTACGCTGAGGATGTGGCGGCCAGTGTGGACTTCAATGTGGTGATGACGGCCAGTGGTCAATTCATTGAGGTTCAAGGCACAGCGGAGATGGGTTCCTTCGACCGGGCAACCCTCGATCGCCTTCTTGATGTCGCCAGCCAAGGTATTCAACAACTCATTGAGATTCAACAGCGCGTCTTAGCCACAAGCTATGAGTGA
- the purE gene encoding 5-(carboxyamino)imidazole ribonucleotide mutase, whose protein sequence is MAETPLVAIVMGSDSDLPTMQGAIAICERFGIPHEVAILSAHRTPLAMVEFAQNAHQRGLKVIIAGAGGAAHLPGMIASLTPLPVIGVPVPSRHLQGVDSLYSIVQMPAGIPVATVAIGNAQNAGLLAVQLLASHDPTLLEQVLAYRQELAATVSAKNEKLQTLGASAYLKQQ, encoded by the coding sequence ATGGCAGAGACACCGCTGGTTGCCATTGTCATGGGCAGTGATTCCGATTTGCCGACCATGCAGGGGGCGATCGCCATTTGTGAGCGCTTTGGCATTCCCCATGAAGTCGCTATCCTCTCAGCCCACCGCACTCCTCTTGCCATGGTGGAATTTGCTCAAAATGCCCATCAGCGAGGTCTAAAAGTCATTATTGCCGGTGCCGGGGGCGCTGCTCACTTACCGGGCATGATAGCCTCCCTAACCCCCCTGCCCGTGATTGGCGTACCCGTGCCGAGCCGCCATTTGCAGGGGGTGGACTCTCTCTACTCAATTGTGCAGATGCCGGCCGGGATTCCCGTTGCAACAGTTGCCATTGGCAATGCCCAAAATGCAGGCCTATTGGCGGTCCAACTGTTGGCCAGTCATGATCCAACGTTGCTGGAGCAAGTGCTTGCCTATCGTCAAGAATTAGCAGCCACTGTGAGCGCCAAGAATGAAAAACTGCAAACACTGGGGGCTAGCGCTTATCTGAAACAGCAGTAG